Proteins encoded by one window of Ursus arctos isolate Adak ecotype North America unplaced genomic scaffold, UrsArc2.0 scaffold_22, whole genome shotgun sequence:
- the LOC113245856 gene encoding olfactory receptor 6, translating into MSKENITHISEFILVGFPTSPWLQVLLFLLFLITYLFVLLENLVIILTVWITGSLHKPMYYFLGTMSFLETWYVSVTVPKMLAGFLLRPNTISFLGCMIQLYFFISLACTECVLLAAMAYDRYVAICCPLRYPAIMTTGFCVQLTISSWVSGFTTSMAKVYFISQVAFCGNNILNHFFCDVSPILKLACMDFSMAEMVDFVLAILILVFPLSATVLSYGFIVSTILHIPSATGQRKAFSTCASHLTVVVIFYTAVIFMYVRPRAIASLNSNKLISAIYAVFTPLLNPIIYCLRNKEVKDAIRKTMSSGQALFLKDSLC; encoded by the coding sequence ATGTCAAAGGAAAATATCACCCATATTAGTGAATTCATCCTGGTGGGCTTCCCTACTTCCCCTTGGCTACAGGttctgcttttcctccttttcctcatcaCCTACCTGTTTGTTCTGTTGGAGAATTTGGTCATCATTCTCACTGTATGGATCACTGGGTCTCTGCACAAGCCCATGTACTATTTTCTGGGCACCATGTCGTTTCTGGAGACTTGGTATGTATCTGTCACAGTACCCAAGATGTTGGCTGGATTCCTACTTCGTCCCAATACCATCTCCTTTCTGGGATGCATGATCCAACTCTATTTCTTCATCTCACTTGCCTGTACTGAATGTGTGCTCTTGGCTGCCATGGCCTATGACCGTTACGTGGCTATATGTTGTCCTCTTCGTTATCCAGCCATTATGACCACAGGATTTTGTGTGCAGCTGACAATCAGTTCCTGGGTGAGTGGCTTCACCACCTCCATGGCAAAGGTATACTTCATCTCCCAAGTTGCTTTCTGTGGCAATAATATCTTGAACCATTTTTTCTGTGATGTTTCCCCAATCCTCAAACTGGCCTGCATGGACTTTTCTATGGCTGAGATGGTAGACTTTGTGCTAGCCATTCTCAtccttgtgtttcctctctcagcCACTGTCCTTTCCTATGGCTTCATTGTCTCTACCATTCTGCACATTCCCTCAGCCACTGGGCAGCGgaaggccttctccacctgtgcctctcaCCTAACAGTGGTGGTCATCTTCTATACAGCTGTGATCTTCATGTATGTCCGACCTCGGGCCATTGCTTCATTGAATTCTAACAAATTGATCTCAGCCATATATGCAGTCTTTACTCCCCTGCTCAACCCTATTATCTACTGCCTGAGGAACAAGGAGGTCAAAGATGCCATCAGAAAAACCATGTCAAGTGGCCAAGCCCTTTTCTTGAAAGATTCTCTTTGCTAA